One window from the genome of Poecilia reticulata strain Guanapo linkage group LG9, Guppy_female_1.0+MT, whole genome shotgun sequence encodes:
- the LOC103469833 gene encoding protein SET, with protein MSATATKVSKKELNSNHDGADETSEKEQQEAIEHIDEVQNEIDRLNEQASEEILKVEQKYNKLRQPFFQKRSELIAKIPNFWVTTFVNHPQVSALLGEEDEEALHYLSRVEVTEFEDIKSGYRIDFYFDENPYFENKVLSKEFHLNESGDPSSKSTEIKWKSGKDLTKRSSQTQNKAGRKRQHEEPESFFTWFTDHADAGADELGEVIKDDIWPNPLQYYLVPDMDDEEGEGEEDEEDEEGLEDIDEEGDEDGEDDEEDEGEEGEEDEGEDD; from the exons atgtctgcCACGGCGACGAAAGTGAGTAAAAAGGAGCTGAACTCGAACCATGACGGAGCGGACGAGACCTCCG AGAAAGAGCAGCAAGAAGCTATTGAACACATTGATGAAGTTCAAAATGAAATTGACAG GTTGAATGAGCAGGCCAGTGAGGAGATCCTGAAAGTAGAACAGAAATACAACAAACTCCGTCAGCCATTCTTTCAGAAGAGGTCAGAGCTGATCGCCAAAATCCCCAACTTCTGGGTCACCACGTTTGTCAACCATCCACAAG TATCTGCTCTACTGggtgaggaggatgaagaggcgCTTCACTACCTGAGCCGAGTGGAGGTGACAGAGTTTGAAGACATCAAGTCAGGCTACAGAATAGATTTT TATTTTGATGAAAATCCGTACTTTGAAAACAAAGTACTTTCCAAAGAGTTCCATCTGAACGAGAGTGGAGACCCATCTTCAAAGTCGACAGAAATCAAATGGAAATCAGGAAAG GATCTCACCAAGCGGTCCAGTCAGACACAGAACAAGGCCGGCAGGAAGAGGCAACATGAAGAACCTGAGAGTTTCTTCACTTGGTTCACAGACCATGCTGATGCCGGTGCTGACGAGCTTGGGGAGGTGATCAAAGATGACATCTGGCCAAACCCCCTGCAGTACTACCTG gttcCAGACATGGATGATGAAGAGGGTGAAggtgaggaggatgaagaggacgaGGAGGGTCTGGAGGACATTGATGAGGAGGGGGATGAAGATGGagaggatgatgaagaggatgaaggagaagaaggagag GAGGATGAGGGAGAAGACGACTAA
- the LOC103469834 gene encoding serine/threonine-protein kinase N2, which yields MLSTAQQMLQDSRSKIELIRLQIIKVTQAGGGGGEGGGNQNIPADGETSPVAVSPADARLAELQHYMQRETDALALHRDVVKQLQGISELDQNPLAEARVRVQESSQKLELLRSSLEKCLQEQNHDSPRLPAEAIDPPEGTASPEDRRSSRPLPTSPSIFPVRPASLTGKLELRLLGCEDLLKPQSDSEQENPLVPSENGSAVPHKTDGSLTEVSAVLRLDGRVVGRTRWAAAGGLSWDQVFYIQLERSRELEVCVFWRHRRTMCALKILRLEELMGNPDYNQGFNLEPQGLLHIQFQFIDTAVERQPKLRRQRCIFTKERGKNFLRAAQMNMNFATWGHLMMSILPHYSSFATFSSHLSTTSDLIGHSPPNPTERKPDLTSSLPSETPLIRLSVSEDQPPPIDIKQQENIITKEEKTSVPALQEKLISIHPPSSPNTAEECEDQPVSPLKMKVEDFKYTSVLGRGHFGKVLLAEFKKTGRLYAIKALKKRDIVTRDEVDSLMSEKRIFEMINASRHPFLVYLHGCFQTADHVCFVMEYLPGGDLMIHIHTDVFSEAQTRFYSACVLLGLEFLHLNKIIYRDLKLDNILMDAEGFVKITDFGLCKEGMGHGDQTSTFCGTPEFLAPEVLTDDTYTRAVDWWGMGVLIFEMLVGESPFPGEDEEEVFDSIVNDDVQYPASLPADAVSIMQKLLKKNPLKRLGAGERDANEVKGEKFFETIDWEALMARKLTPPFVPSIKEPTDVSNFDSDFTQLQPVLSPPSKPFSLSAEQQEAFADFDFCALHG from the exons ATGTTGTCCACAGCTCAGCAGATGCTGCAGGACAGCCGCTCCAAGATCGAGCTGATCCGACTGCAGATTATCAAAGTCACTCAGGCTGGTGGAGGCGGCGGAGAAGGTGGAGGAAACCAAAACATCCCTGCTGATGGAG AAACGTCTCCTGTAGCTGTCAGTCCCGCGGACGCTCGCTTGGCAGAGCTGCAGCACTACATGCAGAGAGAAACCGATGCGCTGGCGCTGCACAGAGACGTGGTGAAGCAGCTGCAGGGCATCTCAGAGCTGGACCAGAATCCTCTGGCTGAG GCTCGAGTTCGGGTGCAGGAATCCTCCCAGAAGCTTGAACTTCTCCGATCATCCCTGGAGAAATGCCTGCAGGAACAGAACCACGATTCTCCACGGCTTCCTGCGGAGGCGATCGATCCTCCGGAGGGAACGGCGTCGCCTGAAGACCGCAGATCGTCGCGTCCGCTCCCAACCTCTCCGTCCATCTTCCCCGTCCGACCTGCGTCTCTAACTG GGAAACTTGAACTGAGACTGCTGGGATGTGAGGATTTACTGAAACCCCAGTCAGACTCGGAGCAGGAAAATCCTTTGGTTCCCTCTGAAAACGGTTCGGCTGTTCCTCATAAGACTGACGGATCACTGA CCGAGGTCAGCGCGGTTCTGCGGCTGGACGGCCGGGTCGTCGGCCGGACGCGCTGGGCTGCAGCCGGCGGCCTCAGCTGGGATCAGGTGTTCTACATCCAGCTGGAGCGG TCTCGAGAGCTGGAGGTTTGCGTGTTCTGGCGGCACCGGAGGACGATGTGTGCGCTCAAGATCCTGCGTCTGGAGGAGTTAATGGGGAACCCAGACTACAACCAGGGCTTCAATCTGGAGCCGCAAGGCCTCCTCCACATCCAG TTTCAGTTCATCGACACCGCGGTGGAGCGGCAGCCTAAACTGAGACGTCAGCGATGCATTTTCACAAAAGAGAGAG gAAAGAATTTCCTCCGAGCTGCTCAGATGAACATGAACTTTGCCACATGGGGCCATCTGATGATGAGCATCCTCCCTCACTACAGCTCCTTCGCCACCTTCAGCTCGCATCTCTCCACAACGTCGGACCTGATCGGACACAGTCCTCCGAATCCGACGGAAAGGAAGCCTGATCTGACGTCTTCACTGCCAAG CGAAACTCCGTTAATTAGACTGAGCGTCTCTGAGGACCAGCCGCCTCCCATCGACATCAAGCAGCAAGAAAACATCATCACTAAAGAAGAGAAGACATCAGTCCCTGCACTGCAAGAAAAACTG atTTCCATACACCCACCGTCCAGTCCAAACACCGCAGAAGAATGTGAGGATCAGCCCGTGTCTCCTCTGAA GATGAAGgttgaagattttaaatatacttcAGTTCTGGGAAGAGGACACTTTGGAAAG GTGCTACTGGCCGAGTTCAAGAAGACAGGACGACTGTACGCCATTAAAGCCTTGAAGAAACGAGACATTGTGACTCGTGATGAAGTAGACAG CCTTATGAGCGAGAAGCGGATCTTTGAGATGATCAACGCCTCCAGACACCCCTTCCTGGTCTACCTTCACGGCTGCTTCCAGACCGCTGACCACGTCTGTTTTGTCATGGAGTATCTCCCCGGCGGCGACCTGATGATCCACATCCACACTGACGTCTTCTCAGAAGCTCAGACCAG gttctACTCAGCCTGTGTCCTGCTGGGTTTAGAGTTCCTGCATCTGAATAAAATCATCTACCG AGATCTGAAGCTGGATAACATACTCATGGATGCTGAGGGATTCGTTAAAATCACAGACTTTGGACTTTGTAAAGAAG GGATGGGCCATGGAGATCAGACCTCAACCTTCTGTGGGACTCCAGAGTTTCTCGCCCCGGAGGTTCTGACCGACGACACCTACACCCGCGCTGTGGACTGGTGGGGGATGGGCGTCCTCATTTTCGAGATGCTGGTTGGAGAG TCTCCGTTTCCTGgtgaagatgaagaagaggTCTTTGACAGCATCGTTAACGACGATGTGCAGTATCCAGCGTCTCTTCCCGCCGATGCCGTCTCCATCATGCAGAAG ctgctGAAGAAGAACCCGCTGAAACGACTCGGAGCCGGAGAGAGAGACGCAAACGAGGTCAAAGGAGAGAAATTCTTCGAG ACCATCGACTGGGAAGCCCTGATGGCCAGGAAGTTAACGCCGCCGTTCGTGCCGTCGATCAAAGAGCCCACAGACGTCAGCAACTTTGACAGCGACTTCACTCAGCTCCAGCCGGTCCTGTCTCCGCCCTCCAAGCCCTTCAGCCTCTCGGCGGAGCAACAGGAGGCTTTTGCAGACTTTGACTTCTGTGCTTTGCATGGTTGA